GCTGAGCTGATGATCCCCATCGTCAAGGGTGGCAGCACCGAAATGGGCATCGAAGTCACCTCGCTCGGCGTGCAGATTCACGGCGGCATGGGCTTCATCGAAGAAACCGGCGCCGCGCAACACTGGCGCGATTCGCGCATCACCACCATTTACGAAGGCACCACCGGCATCCAGGCCAACGACCTGCTGTTCCGCAAGCTGATGCGCGACCAGGGCGCCACCGCCAAGGTGGTGTTTGGCGAGGTGTACGCTACGGCCAAGGCACTCGGCGCTTCCGGCCAGCCGGAATTGCAGGCCATCGGCCAGAAGCTCGGCGCCAGCCTCAAGGCCTGGACCGTTGCCACCGAATGGCTCGCCGGCAATGCCAAGAGCGGCCTGGCCGGCGTGCTCACCGCTGCCGTGCCTTACCTGCACCTGGCGGTCACCGTCACCGGCGGCTGGATGCTCGGAAAATCGGCGTTGGCCGCTGCTGGCCATTTGGCCAAGGGCGAGGGCGATGCCCAGTTTTATCGCAACAAAATCGCCACCGCCCGCTTCTACGCCGACCAGATGCTGCCGCAAGCCGCCGCCTACGCCGAAACGACGATGGCCGGCGATGCCGCGCTGACCGGTTGCGGCGACGAGTTGTTCGAGTAATGCCCCGGCGGGAGCGTGTGCCTGCACCGCGCGCTCCCGTGGCTCCGCTGTTCTCTCTCTGTGCATCTCCTTGTTGCCCCCGCTGGTCGGGGGCTTTTTTTGCCTGTTGGAGTGTCGACCGTGAAATTGCCCGCAACCACCGTGATTGAACTTGGTTTTAACGCCGGCGTGCTCGAAGTGCGCCTCAACCGCCCCGAGCGCGCCAACGCGCTGGACGATGCGATGTGGCAGGAACTGCGCCAGGTCTTCGATTGGGCTGACGGCGAGCCCGCCGTGCGCGTCGCCATCCTCGCCGGCGCCGGCCGCCACTTCTGCGCCGGGATCGACCTGGCGATGCTCGGCGGCGTCATGCAGCGCATTGCCCATCCGGACGAAGCACGCAGCCGCGAAGCCCTGCGCCGGCTGATCCTCGATCTGCAGGACTGCCTGACCAGCCTGGAACGCTGCCGCAAGCCGGTCCTCGCCGCGATCCACGGCGCCTGCCTGGGCGGCGGGCTCGACCTGGTTGCCTGCTGCGATATGCGCTACGTCGCCGCCGACGCCGAACTGGCGATCCGCGAAATCGACCTCGGCATGGTCGCCGACGTCGGCAGCCTGCAACGCCTGCCGCGCCTGATGCCGCCCGGACTGGTCCGCGAACTCGCCTACACCGGGCGCAGCCTGACCGCCGCCGAAGCCGTCGCCTGCGGCCTGGCCAACGCCAGCCTGCCCGACGCCGACGCGCTGCTCGCCCACGTCCGCGCCATCGCCGCCCAAATCGCCGAAAAATCCCCGCTCGCCATTCGCGGCAGCAAGGAAATGCTCAACTACAGCCGCGACCACAGCCTCGCCGACAGCCTCAACTACGTCGCCACCTGGAACGCCGGCCAACTACTCTCCGCCGACCTGCGCGAAGCGATGGCGGCCGGGCGGGAGAGGAGGGCGGGGCGGTTCGGGGATTGAGTGGGTTGCCTGATGGGGGGGCTGCGTTGGTCGTTGAATGGCAGCTGCCGCCCCTGAGCTTCCCTTAGACGCTTTGGAAAGCGGATCTTTAACGTTTGAATTCACCGGCCTTGCGCGGCTTTATGCGCAAGGTCCGGTGAATTGATGGGTTCGGCATCATCGACGCCCTTGAGGAGCAAGCCCTATTTGCTTTAGGAGCAAGAGCCCCAAACGACTAGCCTGATGACATTTGACTTTAAAATTGCCAGAAAAGCGATCGAACTCAGGCGCACCATCACGGTCTTTCGCAATTTCCGCGCTTACTAGGCCAAGTCGAATAAGGTGGTCTCTGTAGCTCTTTTGTATTGCTTCGGCATCGACTTCATCTTCCGATGATCCAAGATGAGCGGACTTTGGATGAAGTACGTTTTTATGAAGCTCACGGAATTCCTGATCTCTGCCAGTGGTCGGAACGGCATAGAACCGCAGCCATATCACCTCCACGTCTGACAATTCGCCTAGAAGCCGCATGAGATGTTTTGTCTCGGCGTAGGAAATCGCATCTGATGAAAGGCTTGTGGCAAGCAGAGTAGCCAAGTACTCGCGCCTCTCCGATGTAGTAGCGCGAGATGCCTGTCGAAGTGCCTCTTCCGATAGGTCAGTGAACTCTTCGTCGTTGAGTGCGGCTGTAACCGATCCCTTTTCTAAGTGTTCAATGCGCTGTTCGAGCTTTGAAGCAAAGTCAGCGATCCGATCTACTCGCTGCCTCGGAATAATTGATCCAGCAATCTCCGCCAGAAGCGACCCCGCGAAAGGAATGGCGCTAAGAATAGCCTTGGCACCAGCGGTCACGTAGTCAACTGCGTTGGCTTGAATCGGAGTTGGAAGGTTGTCGTTAGTGCTCATGATGTGATGATGTCGAACGTAATGTCGACGTCAATTTTGCAGGGTTTCTCGGACTTTTGACAGATAACTTGGCGACCAAGGTTGGCGCAATCCATTGTTTTAAAAATAAATTTTTGGGTATTGCAAGTCCGCAGACAGTACTAAGTATTTTGCCAAACCCTGCAAGCAGGCAAAAAGTGCCAACGGCATTATACGACTGCTTTCGGGCGACTCGACCACTGGCCGCTTCTGGCCGGAAGTAGCCATTTGTGATTCCGAGGGTGGGCTTACTCTTCCGCCGATAACCTGCACGTTCCCACATAATTTCCCGCTTTCCCACGGTCGACCGTGAAAAACGCAAAAAACCGCCCGGCTGGGTTGCCGGGCGGTGAAGCGGGTGGGGGCCGCTTTAGTTCGGCGAGTACAGCCCGACCCGGTTGCCTTCGCAGTCGATAAACAGCGCAATGTGGCCGATGGCTTTGCCGTCGGGCCTTTGGCCGAGGTCGGTTTTGGCCATGTCGATACGGCCGCCGGCTGCCGGAATGCGGGCGAGGATGCTGTTGAGGTCGGCACCGCCGTTGAGGTAGATCAGCGTGCCTTGCGCGCTGGGTTGCAGTTGCGGCGCGGCGATCAGGGCGCCGGAGGGCTGGCCTTCGGCGTGGGGGAAGATGGCCATGGTGTGGCCGCCGCAGTTTTCCGGGCGCAGTTGGGTGGCGAGGATGTCCTGGTAAAAGCGGGTGGCGCGGTCGAGGTCGGCGACGGGGATTTCGAACCAGCAAATCGGGGTGTGCATGTGTTTTCTCCGGTGAGTGTGGCCCGGCGGCTGCCGGGATGCCTCGCATTGTCGGCCGGGGCTCCTGACAGCCTGGTGTCAGGAGTCTTGGCGCGGGCCTGGTGGCAGCGTGCTACGCTGCGCTTCCTCCTTGCCTGCTGCTGCCACTGTGCGGCTATTGATGCCATGCGCCCGGTCGACCGCCTGTTCCGTATCCTGTTATTGCTCCGCCACGGCCGCGTGGTGACCGCCGCGCAACTGGCGGTGATGCTGGAGGTGTCGGAGCGCACGGTGTATCGCGACATTGCCGCCTTGCAGTTGTCCGGGGTGCCGGTCGATGGCGAGGCCGGCGTCGGCTACCGGCTGCGCCGCGATTTCCAGGTGCCGCCCTTGATGTTTGCCGGCGACGAGCTGGCGGCGCTGGCGATTGGCGCCAAGCTGGTCGCGGCCTGCGGCGATGCGGCCCTGGGGGCGGCGGCGGCGTGTGCGTTGGCGCGGATCGAGGCGGTCTTGCCGCGTGCCGAGGAGGCGCGGATCAGTGCCTTGAGCGAGCGTTATCTGGCGCCGGATTTCATGCGCCCAATGGCGCAGCGCGAGCCGCTGGCGGCCTTGCGCGAGGGCATCGCGACCAGCCGCAAGGTGACGGTGACGTACCGGCGCGGCGACGGCGAACTGTCGCAGCGCTGCCTGTGGCCGCTTGGCCTGGTCTTCTGGGGGCATTGCTGGACGCTCGGCGCGTGGTGCGAGTTGCGCCAGGAATTCCGCACTTTCCGGGTTGATCGGATTCAGACGGTGGCGGTCAGCGACGAGCCTTTTGCCGACCGCTATGGCCACTTGTGGCAGGAATACTTGGCCCGGCAACGCGGCGAAGGCGATTGCGCAGCCGCCCAATGAAAATTGCCCGTTGCCACGGTCGACCGTGAAAACGGGCAAAAATGCCGCCCGCCGGGGTGGCGGGCCAAGGGGGAAAGGGGCTTACTTGAAGCCGGCGCGGTCGAACAGGATTTGCGCCTTGGTCGCGTACATCGCCAGATTCTTGACCGGCAGGCTGTCGGCCTTGAATTTGCCCATCGCTTCCAGGCCCGGGTTGCTGATCTTGACGCTGGCGACGGCCGGCCATTCGTTGTTGCCGTCGGCAAAGTAACGCTGGGCTTCGTCGGAGGCGAGGTATTCGAGGAACTTGACCGCCGCTTCCTTGTTCGGCGCGGTCTTCAGCATACCGCCGCCGGAAACGTTGATGTGGGCGCCGGTATTGCCCTGGTTGGGCCAGACAATGCCGACTTTTTCCATCATCTTTTGATCTTCCGGCTTGGTCGAGCGCAGCAGGCGGGCGACGTAGTAGGTGTTGGAGATCGCCACGCCGCATTCGCCGGCCGAGACCGCCTTGATCTGGTCGGTATCGCCGCCCTTCGGCGCCCGCGCGAAATTGGCGACCATGCCCTTGGCCCATTGCTCGGCCTTGGCTTCGCCTTCGTGCGAAATCACTGCGGCCATCAGCGACAGGTTGTAGGGGTGCGAACCCGAGCGCGAGCAGAATTTGCCCTTGAGCTTGGGATTGGCGAGGTCGGCGTAGTTCTGCACATCCTCGGCCTTGACCGTGCCCTTGTTGTACACGATTACCCGGGCGCGGGTCGAGAAGGAGAACCAGTCTTCGGCGCGCAGGTGGGCGGGGATGCGGCTTTCGAGCAGCTTGGACTGGACCGGGGCGAACAGGCCGAGTTCATGCGCCTTGGCCAGACGGGCAGCGTCGACGGTGAGGAAGACGTCGGCCGGGCTGTTGGCGCCTTCGTTCTTCAGGCGTTCGAGCAACTCGTCTTCCTTGCCCTCGATGCGATTGATCTTGATCCCGGTCTGCTTGGTGAAGTTGCTGTACAGCGCTTCGTCGGTTTGGTAGTGGCGGGCCGAGTAGAGGTTCAGCACCTTTTCCTGGGCTGTGGCAGCGCTGCCGATCAGCAGCAGGCCGACGACGGTCAGACCAAGTTTGCTACGCATGGGTTTCTCCAGATGTTGTTGTAGGTATTGCTTGCAATTCGCCAGCGAGTTTAGCGGGACTGAAAAATTTTGTAAATGAGAAACGTTATTGAATGCTGATGTAAAAAAAGCGGCTTTCGCCGCTTGATCTGGTCGCGCACCGCAGGCTTCAGTTGCCTTCGAGAATGCGGCGGGCGCCGTTGTAGCGCTTGACCCAATAGCTGCTTTCCATGCTTTCGACGCGGACTTCGGCGCCGGCGCGCGGGGCGTGCATGAAGTAGTTGTCGCCGAGGTAGATCCCGACATGCGAGAAGGTGCGGCGCATGGTGTTGAAGAAGACCAGGTCGCCCGGCTTGAGCTGGCTGGCATCGATCTGCTGGCCGACTTCGCTCATTTCCTTGGCAGTACGCGGGAGCAGGGCACCGATGCTGTCCTTGAACACCAGGCGGACAAAGCCGCTGCAATCAAGGCCGGAATCCTCGTTGTTGCCGCCCCAGCGGTAGCGGATGCCGACCAGCTTGAGCCCCTGCAGGATCACATCCTGCGCAGCATTGGTATAGCGTTCGAGGAAGGAAAGCGGGGTTTGCTGTTCGTCCGCCTTGCGGACCGGTTCGGCGACGGAGACGCTGGCAACCCCGGCAAACAGGGTAACAGCGACCGCGAGGGAACGGGTTACGGAAGTTAGAACTTTACGCATAGCCGCAGAATGTAGTGCAAATCGCTGCCGCTGTAAACACGTTGTCGTAATATTTGCAGGAGTTCGCCACACGGACTATTGTTCATAATCCGTAATTATGAATACAATTTTAACTTCACAGGAGATACAGCACGATGGATTCCTTCAAGGCATTGTTGATCGAGGAGCGCGACGGCAAGGTTGGCAACCGCTTCGTCGAGATGAACGAGAGCCAGCTCGACGCCGGTAACGTGACCATTCGCGTTGCCTATTCGAGCATCAACTACAAGGATGCGCTGGCCGCCACCGGCGCCGGCAAGATCATTCGCCGTTTCCCCTGTGTCGGCGGGATCGACCTGTCCGGCGTCGTGGTGGCCAGCGACGACTCGCGCTTCAAGGCCGGTGACGCGGTGATCGCCACTAGTTTCGACATCGGTGTCGCCCATCACGGCGGTTATGCCGAATACGCTCGCGTGCCGGGCGACTGGGTGGTGCCGTTGCCGGCCGGCCTCAGCCTTTACGACGCGATGGCACTCGGCACCGCCGGCTTTACTGCGGCCTTGGGTATTGTCCGTATGGAAGAAAACGGCCTGACTCCGGCCAAGGGTCCGGTGATCGTTACCGGCTCGACCGGTGGCGTCGGCAGCCTGGCCATCGACATGCTGGCCAAGCTTGGCTACCACGTCGTCGCGCTGACCGGCAAGGCCGAAGAGGCCGACTACCTGAAGAGCCTGGGCGCGGCCGAGGTGATGCTGCGCCAGGAGCTTGACCTGGCCAAGATTCGTCCGCTCGACAAGGCGCGCTGGGCCGGTGCCGTCGATAACGTCGGCGGCGACACCCTGGCCTGGATTGCCAGCACGATGCAGCAGGGTGGCACCATCGCCAGCATTGGCCTGGCCGCCAGTCATCTGTTGAATACCACGGTGATGCCTTTCATCCTGCGCGGCGTGTCGCTGCTCGGGGTCGATTCCGGCTACATCCGCGAACCTTATCGCCAA
This genomic window from Dechloromonas sp. ZY10 contains:
- a CDS encoding crotonase/enoyl-CoA hydratase family protein, with protein sequence MKLPATTVIELGFNAGVLEVRLNRPERANALDDAMWQELRQVFDWADGEPAVRVAILAGAGRHFCAGIDLAMLGGVMQRIAHPDEARSREALRRLILDLQDCLTSLERCRKPVLAAIHGACLGGGLDLVACCDMRYVAADAELAIREIDLGMVADVGSLQRLPRLMPPGLVRELAYTGRSLTAAEAVACGLANASLPDADALLAHVRAIAAQIAEKSPLAIRGSKEMLNYSRDHSLADSLNYVATWNAGQLLSADLREAMAAGRERRAGRFGD
- a CDS encoding VOC family protein is translated as MHTPICWFEIPVADLDRATRFYQDILATQLRPENCGGHTMAIFPHAEGQPSGALIAAPQLQPSAQGTLIYLNGGADLNSILARIPAAGGRIDMAKTDLGQRPDGKAIGHIALFIDCEGNRVGLYSPN
- a CDS encoding helix-turn-helix transcriptional regulator; amino-acid sequence: MRPVDRLFRILLLLRHGRVVTAAQLAVMLEVSERTVYRDIAALQLSGVPVDGEAGVGYRLRRDFQVPPLMFAGDELAALAIGAKLVAACGDAALGAAAACALARIEAVLPRAEEARISALSERYLAPDFMRPMAQREPLAALREGIATSRKVTVTYRRGDGELSQRCLWPLGLVFWGHCWTLGAWCELRQEFRTFRVDRIQTVAVSDEPFADRYGHLWQEYLARQRGEGDCAAAQ
- a CDS encoding Fe(3+) ABC transporter substrate-binding protein, whose protein sequence is MRSKLGLTVVGLLLIGSAATAQEKVLNLYSARHYQTDEALYSNFTKQTGIKINRIEGKEDELLERLKNEGANSPADVFLTVDAARLAKAHELGLFAPVQSKLLESRIPAHLRAEDWFSFSTRARVIVYNKGTVKAEDVQNYADLANPKLKGKFCSRSGSHPYNLSLMAAVISHEGEAKAEQWAKGMVANFARAPKGGDTDQIKAVSAGECGVAISNTYYVARLLRSTKPEDQKMMEKVGIVWPNQGNTGAHINVSGGGMLKTAPNKEAAVKFLEYLASDEAQRYFADGNNEWPAVASVKISNPGLEAMGKFKADSLPVKNLAMYATKAQILFDRAGFK
- a CDS encoding C40 family peptidase, producing MRKVLTSVTRSLAVAVTLFAGVASVSVAEPVRKADEQQTPLSFLERYTNAAQDVILQGLKLVGIRYRWGGNNEDSGLDCSGFVRLVFKDSIGALLPRTAKEMSEVGQQIDASQLKPGDLVFFNTMRRTFSHVGIYLGDNYFMHAPRAGAEVRVESMESSYWVKRYNGARRILEGN
- a CDS encoding oxidoreductase, with product MDSFKALLIEERDGKVGNRFVEMNESQLDAGNVTIRVAYSSINYKDALAATGAGKIIRRFPCVGGIDLSGVVVASDDSRFKAGDAVIATSFDIGVAHHGGYAEYARVPGDWVVPLPAGLSLYDAMALGTAGFTAALGIVRMEENGLTPAKGPVIVTGSTGGVGSLAIDMLAKLGYHVVALTGKAEEADYLKSLGAAEVMLRQELDLAKIRPLDKARWAGAVDNVGGDTLAWIASTMQQGGTIASIGLAASHLLNTTVMPFILRGVSLLGVDSGYIREPYRQGVWQRLAGDLRPPHLERMSRKVAFDALPALFDEYIAGKAKGRVVVELAGG